A stretch of the Vigna radiata var. radiata cultivar VC1973A chromosome 7, Vradiata_ver6, whole genome shotgun sequence genome encodes the following:
- the LOC106765580 gene encoding nudix hydrolase 8, protein MELKSFSSTSVSTSDVARVGRSYSTFISTFRHKVGVKFSTHFKCRRGLFLRTYSGSDKAYFTNEVVSSSVRQDNLAAETSSRRINGTNGSTSSFYYRNLRVLDAFDDEYGGVVVDSDRIPSNPYTFASLLRLSLFQWKKMGKKGIWLKLQLEQSDLVPIAVKEGFQYHHAEPGYVMLTYWIPEGPCMLPANASHQVGVGGFVINDKNEVLVVQEKHCSPGTLGLWKIPTGFILEAEEIYTGAVREVKEETGIDTEFIEVIAFRHAHNVAFEKSDLFFICMLRPLSSEIIVDDLEIEAAKWMPLVEFVEQPLIQEDSMFKKIVDIFIARLGKRYCGLSTHQVVSKFDGMVSSLYYNVIDNEDTCVGN, encoded by the exons ATGGAGCTTAAATCCTTCTCTTCTACTTCCGTCTCCACATCTGATGTTGCCCGTGTTGGAAGATCCTATTCTACTTTCATCTCCACTTTCAGGCACAAAGTTGGAGTTAAATTTTCTACCCACTTCAAGTGCCGCAGAG GGTTGTTTCTGCGGACTTACAGTGGTTCGGACAAGGCTTATTTCACAAATGAAGTTGTAAGTAGTTCAGTTCGTCAAGATAATCTCGCAGCAGAAACGAGTTCCCGTAGAATTAACGGAACCAATGGCTCAACTTCGAGCTTCTATTACAGAAATCTGAGAGTACTTGATGCTTTTGATGATGAATATGGGGGAGTTGTCGTTGACTCAGATAGGATACCATCCAACCCATATACCTTCGCATCTTTGTTGCGTTTGTCTCTCTTTCAGTGGAAAAAGATG GGAAAAAAGGGAATTTGGCTAAAGTTGCAGTTAGAGCAATCTGACCTTGTTCCAATTGCTGTTAAG GAAGGCTTCCAATACCACCATGCTGAACCAGGATATGTGATGTTAACTTACTGGATTCCTGAAGGACCCTGCATGCTTCCAGCGAATGCGTCTCATCAAGTTGGAGTTGGTGGGTTTGTCATCAACGACAAAAATGAA gtGCTTGTAGTACAAGAGAAACACTGCTCTCCAGGAACTCTTGGTCTTTGGAAGATACCAACCGGATTCATTCTTGAG GCAGAGGAGATATATACTGGAGCTGTAAGAGAAGTGAAGGAGGAAACTGGG ATCGATACAGAGTTCATTGAAGTCATAGCATTTAG gCATGCTCATAATGTGGCCTTTGAGAAGTCAGATTTGTTCTTCATCTGCATGCTAAGACCCCTGTCATCTGAGATCATTGTTGATGATCTTGAAATTGAAGCAGCAAAG TGGATGCCTCTGGTTGAGTTTGTAGAGCAACCACTGATCCAAGAAGACTCAATGTTCAAGAAGATCGTGGATATCTTTATTGCTCGTCTGGGGAAACGATATTGTGGCTTATCAACTCATCAAGTAGTTTCAAAGTTTGATGGCATGGTATCATCCTTGTACTACAATGTCATCGACAATGAAGATACCTGTGTTGGAAACTGA